The DNA sequence ttaatgctGGTTGTTAAATCATATATACAAGTGAAATATGAAACGATATCATAAAACTGAATTGATAACTTCCATTTTCACACCAATTTAAGCTTTGGAATGTATTAAAGCAAAAATTGGTTGTAAACGTTGATGatttttagtttcaaatatatatatgatttcagTTTTTAGAATTTTGATATCTGCTGAATTCAAACTACGAAAATGACTTCATAATTAGGTTTCTTAAGTCACAAGGGGAAATTTTGGCAGCCATAAATAAGAGATGGTGGGTGGATATTTTAGATGTAATGAAAGTAGATTGTGAATTTATAAGCATTCCACTTTCAGTGTTCACAGCACAATTTGATCGAACTTTTGGAAAGTCATACGAATTTTACAAATTCAAATGTAACGTCAAATTTAAACCAAACTAATCTCTTGCACGACAATTTGTCAGGCTACTAATTAAGCATTATGAAATttctaaagttatttttatatttgacaattaacaaagtaaattaacataattcaaaataatacaaCTAATTCAATTATGATCAATCTTAAAAATGACATTTGTATAACTACCAAGTAATAGGGGCTGGGAAGTTTGAAGTCCAAAAAAGGCTTCATCCAACTCAATACCAGTTACTTTTTCAGAAGGGTACCTCGGAAATCCCTCGTGCCACCTCTTATTATGTGAATAATGGCTTTTCAGTGGGTAATAGGGATATATAGCAAGGGAgatcaataaaatattagtacatCAAATCAGAGACTTTAGATAGTCAGAAACATAGTAAAATCACGAAGGcttcaaatttaaacaaatgtTAGCACGCAATCATTAACATATTTGACTGAATCATCCAAACCAACATGAAAAGGTTTACACCACTAATCGATCTATCATgtgtattattttgtttaaaacacTGCTAAATGCAAATTATAGAACCGATCACTCACCAGAAGGCCTTATTAAGGCCAATAACGAAGAACAAAAACACTTTAAGACATGTCACACAGCTTCATCTTCTACGTAATTCACCGCTAGGTCCCAATAATGAGGAACACCAGCATCCACAAAAACTTTACGGCCAGCTGCTTCAGTGATGCAATCATGAACGCTGAACTTATTGAAGCTGGGTTTTGCAACACTTCCTTGCCACACCAGAACACACTTATTGACAGTCTTATCATCATCtgattcttcatcttcttctttctctttcgaAACATCACTCCAATTAATACGCCTGAGCATAAGTTTCCCATACCTCTTAATCGACTTGCTTCCACCCTCAACGACAACAACACTAATACCATCGCAGATCACAGCACATCCAGTCAAACGGTTCTCGTGAGCATTAACATCAACCCTAAAGCGGGACTTCGGATGTGAGAGATCATTTATCTTGTAGAGAGAGACAAGTGTCTCCAGTGTATTTGGGTCATCAAACAgcttcctttcctttttctctcgCAGCTCAGCAGGAGTAAGCTTGCGTGCAATGTTTCTATCCATGTGAGCCTGTTCACGCTCAGCAGCTGCACTACGGACTTCTTTTTCAAGCCGAGTAGGATCTTGAGTTGCTTCAGTGCCAAGTACTTTCATTAAATTGCTAATCTTGACCTTTGGTTTTGGCGGTTCTATGACACCCTGTCTAATCATCTCCTGTCGATCTTTCTCCTTGGCTATACGTCTTTGTGTCCGGAGTTTCTTCTGTTCTTGCTTAGTTAGTTTGAGCGGttgaggtggtggtggtgcagGCTCAGCAGGTGGTTCAATTGGTCGAGGATGCTCCACGTAAAAAGTGAACTTTTCCATTTTCAGTTTATCTTCACCTATGATTCCATTATCAATATCACCATAATTTCCAGCATGCAGAAGAAGCACGTCCCTGTTAAATTCAAGTAGTTAATGGAAACAATAAAATGAGACAATACCATACTCAAATAGATTCCCAATGTCAAATGTTCATTGTCAGATTCAATTTTCCAACTATTCAACCAGTCTGTTTTCAAACTACTCGACTGGTTTATTCCCGTTTGTCACATCGTATCTTCTTCTAACATGATTATAGTTATCATTATAAACAGAAATAAAAGACACAAGGTCATAACTACTTGAAGTCTTAAACCAGCCAAATGCAGTATACTTGCTGAATCTACATTGCTAAAATTTGTGACATTCAAATAACACCCTCAAAAACAATCATGAACCTTTTAtgaaacacaaatagaaagtCGCAGTTCAGGCCGTCATAAACTTACCACCATTCAATTTCTGGAATTTGGTCCTTGGGTTTTTCCTTAATTACAACTCTCTCTGTTATTTCTATTAAGTTTGGATTTATATCAGGAGCAGCCTTTGCCTTTGCCAACTGTGCTTGTTTGGCCCTGTGCTCTTTTGCTTGAGCTTCTCCAAATTTACTCTGCATGagccaaataataataacaaagcTGTCAAAAAGCACATACAAGACAGATAAAGATTACAAGGAGCTGAGACCTCCTACTAGGGGAGTCTATGTCTACAGAAGCAGACATAGGAGGATCATGGGATGAAGCCCCGtaaaaaatgtaacaaaagAAATAACTAATAACTGACTATAGTTAGTCATTAATTAGGTGGGTATTATAAAAGAAGCGATTGAGTTTGGAATGGTAGTATCATAATTGATCATTCTTGAGGAGAGGACAAGTCTCTCAAAAACCTTTGACTCAGTTTAACATacaatcaacaaataaaaacttTTCTTTCTACCCATTTTCGGTTCCAGTACCTTCAATTTTATGGATTCGGCATCTCGTGACCATTTTCCTTCCTCCACAAACTGGAAATTCATCCTCTTTGGTCGCAGGAGCTTTGTTTTATTAATACCCATGCTTGCATCAAAATGAGGATCAGATTCAGGATCAATATCCAATACAGGTTTTAGTATTTCAAATGCGTCTTTCTTCTGTTTGTTAATGTTGACCTGGAATGTTAAGACACAGATTCTACAGTTAAGACAGGAATCCCAGAAAGAGATAAAATGTGTAGGAAGAAACAACTGAGCAAACACCAGACCTTCAATGTGCTAAGGTTGCTGGGCTTGGTCACGTTAACAACATTTCCATGTTCATCTATTTCTCGTCCCTGAGCATCAAGACGAAGAACAGGGGCCTTGGTGGGTTTCTGTGGAATGGCAACATCTGTTACCATATGACCAGGAAACGTATTTATTAGAGGAGCAAATTGTGGATCAGGATGAAATCCCAGCCTGGCAGCAAGCTCTTGAGCACGCCTGACAGCTTCAAGGTTGGGTAGATTTGCAATACCAGTAGCGCTAGTGCCACTAGCGAGAGAATTTGCAAAAGTAGCAGAGGCAGTTGATGGGAAAATTGACATGTTTGCAACTGGGCCCAGAGAAGTTGAGGTGGAAGTATTTGATGCGACTCCAGCAATGGAAGATGGCGCTGTAGATTCACCCTTTGAACCCAACTTTGAGCCTCCTTGCAAATTTTGGGTAGAACTTTTATTCAACTGCACAACCAAAAGCATGGCAATGAATGCATTCGGAGGAACAAGCATAGCAACAACAAAATATATCAGTATCGTCTGGCTCTGGCAGCTATTAATGAGAAATATCTTGCGGACAACTGATACTTATGAATAGATAAAATGTGCAACATTAACGTACCTGAGGAATTTTCTTCAGTTTTTCTGCCAACTCTTTCTGCATTTGTAAAGCTTTCTTAGCCTTGGCTAGTGCATCAATAGAGAAGCTTCCGGGCTTTCCAGCAGTTGAAGACGGCCCATCTGTACTAGATTTTCCAGTAACCTCATGAGACCTGGTAATACTAACACCCTTATTTTCATTTGTGGTAAAATTCGAAGATACCTTGAtgggaaaagaagaagaagaaggggtCAAAGATGTCTCAGGCACAGCCAAGGGTGCCACAGCTAGTGATCCCAATGCACCCTGAAAGAGCAAGGATAAAACGCCAGTGAACGTATGTCCCTCTCCAAGTATTCCAACAGGATCGATCAATTAACAGAAGATAAGGAATTAGAAAACACAGAACAGAAACAAAATTCGCAATTACGGACGTATAAGATAACAAAACATCACTGCGCAAACCTACCTATAGGTAAAGAGACAAAGGATAAAATTACATATCGAAAGATGGTTAAGTAAACCAGCAACCCCTTCTAGTTCATTAAGCAGTAACTGAAATCAGACAGCTCTGTAATTTATAAGGAACACTATGAAACCAAGCACATTACAGTTCATCTATAACCAAGaaaactacaagaaaatgctGTGAAATATCCTAACGttaaaacataacattaaaataaggGAAAGAAACTCACGTTTTGGACAGATGCAGCGTCTTCGAAAGAAGCAGAGGCATGGGAGCCATTGGTGACTTCCTCCTTGACATTGGCCTCAGGTATACCTCCGATTTTATCATCACCGTTTACTCTCTCTTCTTGCTCTTCCTTCTTTACTTTATCCCCAAACTTCCTCCGTTCCCTCCTCTCGacggaaaccctaattttcttatCCTCCA is a window from the Vigna unguiculata cultivar IT97K-499-35 chromosome 7, ASM411807v1, whole genome shotgun sequence genome containing:
- the LOC114190805 gene encoding protein RDM16-like isoform X2, with the protein product MQKELAEKLKKIPQLNKSSTQNLQGGSKLGSKGESTAPSSIAGVASNTSTSTSLGPVANMSIFPSTASATFANSLASGTSATGIANLPNLEAVRRAQELAARLGFHPDPQFAPLINTFPGHMVTDVAIPQKPTKAPVLRLDAQGREIDEHGNVVNVTKPSNLSTLKVNINKQKKDAFEILKPVLDIDPESDPHFDASMGINKTKLLRPKRMNFQFVEEGKWSRDAESIKLKSKFGEAQAKEHRAKQAQLAKAKAAPDINPNLIEITERVVIKEKPKDQIPEIEWWDVLLLHAGNYGDIDNGIIGEDKLKMEKFTFYVEHPRPIEPPAEPAPPPPQPLKLTKQEQKKLRTQRRIAKEKDRQEMIRQGVIEPPKPKVKISNLMKVLGTEATQDPTRLEKEVRSAAAEREQAHMDRNIARKLTPAELREKKERKLFDDPNTLETLVSLYKINDLSHPKSRFRVDVNAHENRLTGCAVICDGISVVVVEGGSKSIKRYGKLMLRRINWSDVSKEKEEDEESDDDKTVNKCVLVWQGSVAKPSFNKFSVHDCITEAAGRKVFVDAGVPHYWDLAVNYVEDEAV
- the LOC114190805 gene encoding protein RDM16-like isoform X1; translation: MDDRDKSEKRSRDRHSERHRDSDDHRHRDSDDHRHHRSDRHHKRDPKSRDRDRDRAYDREGSKDRDRVHERESRSKVKRDEEREDSVEPRHSSHSHKRKERELSEERDLEDKKIRVSVERRERRKFGDKVKKEEQEERVNGDDKIGGIPEANVKEEVTNGSHASASFEDAASVQNGALGSLAVAPLAVPETSLTPSSSSFPIKVSSNFTTNENKGVSITRSHEVTGKSSTDGPSSTAGKPGSFSIDALAKAKKALQMQKELAEKLKKIPQLNKSSTQNLQGGSKLGSKGESTAPSSIAGVASNTSTSTSLGPVANMSIFPSTASATFANSLASGTSATGIANLPNLEAVRRAQELAARLGFHPDPQFAPLINTFPGHMVTDVAIPQKPTKAPVLRLDAQGREIDEHGNVVNVTKPSNLSTLKVNINKQKKDAFEILKPVLDIDPESDPHFDASMGINKTKLLRPKRMNFQFVEEGKWSRDAESIKLKSKFGEAQAKEHRAKQAQLAKAKAAPDINPNLIEITERVVIKEKPKDQIPEIEWWDVLLLHAGNYGDIDNGIIGEDKLKMEKFTFYVEHPRPIEPPAEPAPPPPQPLKLTKQEQKKLRTQRRIAKEKDRQEMIRQGVIEPPKPKVKISNLMKVLGTEATQDPTRLEKEVRSAAAEREQAHMDRNIARKLTPAELREKKERKLFDDPNTLETLVSLYKINDLSHPKSRFRVDVNAHENRLTGCAVICDGISVVVVEGGSKSIKRYGKLMLRRINWSDVSKEKEEDEESDDDKTVNKCVLVWQGSVAKPSFNKFSVHDCITEAAGRKVFVDAGVPHYWDLAVNYVEDEAV